The DNA segment TCCATCTCTCTCCATCCGCATAGTCATACTCGTCCGCCAATCCGGCATACGAATGTCCCACTTCGTGAATGGAAACACGCGGTCCGTTCACGTTCATGGAGTGAACCGCGATCGAGCCCCCCGAGCCTCCGTACTTGCTTGAGTTGACCATCATCACGATCTGGTCCCATGCCCCCACGCCTAGAGCCTCGTCCGCCGCAGCGCGCGCCAGGGCGACCCCGTTCCCTTCCGCAACCAGCAAACGTTCGATACCACCACTGTGAAACGCTGTCTGGAAGTAAGTGTCGCGCATCGTTCCATTGGGACCGTCCTCCTTGGAAGCCCCCCTCTCCGCGCTCACGATCTCCACGACGTGAACGTTCGTGCCATTCAGCAACACATCCCATGGAGCCACGTTCTCAAAAGCCGCAAGGGTTGCTTCCGCATGCTCGCGATAAAGTCCGCTGTCAATGTCCTCCTGCAGGTAGCCATCTCCCATCAGCACAAAAACCAGCCGCTCCGCATTCGCCCCCGTGTCGCGTAGTTGATAACTCCCTACCGGCCCCGTTCCGTCCGTCGACAATAAGGCAAGGCGCTCCTCCGGCAAGCTCAAGGAGTAGCTAGATGCAGTCATGCCATCTGACGCCTCCATCAAAAGGCGAGCGCCCGCCACGGCCTCCGGATCGTCGGGCCCCCAAACCCGAGCGCTCAGCACTCCTGACGGGGGAGTCACCCAAGAAACGGGGCTCGGCCCCGACTCCGCTAGGGGCACGCTCACCTGCAAGGGCAAGCGAATCTCCGAATCGAGCAGCGTTTCCCCCTGGGCATCGATCCACTCCCAGCGGGCAAGCGTCGTCCTTGTGCCAGCGCTTAAAGAGCCTTCCTTGGCTAATGGAGCGACTTTCGCATCCAACAATTCCCATTCACCGGCCGCTTCGTAGCGCAAGGTCACTTGCCAGATCGACGCACCCTCGACAACTGCAAGCCCCGTGACACCACCGACTGCCGCGAGCCAGCCAAGGAGCAGCGCAACACAAAAACGCGAAGGTAACAGAGCGGACATAGGGTAGGCCAAAGACAATAGCCCTTCCCTAGAAGACGCAAGAATCTGCTGCCCCGATTCAAAGCAAAGCGCTGCTTTCGATCGGCAGGTTTCGCAGGCGTCTGCCCGTCGCCGCAAAGATAGCGTTCAATACCGCGGGAGCGAGGGCTGGTACCCCTGGCTCCCCGATCCCGCCCATCGGACCGTCGTCTTGAAGAAAGTGAACACGGATCTCGGGTGCTTCATTCATTCGGAGCAATTCGAACTGGTCGAAATTGCTTTCCAAAATGCGGCCGTTCTCGAGGGTAAACCTTCCGTGCTTCAAAGCGCTCAGGGCCCAAACCACCGCCCCCTCGATCTGGTTCTCCGCGAGTTGAGGATTCACGATCAAACCGGCGCCCACAAAGACCTCGACCTTGTTCACTCTGAAGTCTCCCTCCCAAACTTCGACCTCTGCAACCTGGGCGACCACCGTCGAACCAAACTTGGAGAGAGCAATCCCACGGCCCTGATTAGGCGGCAAGGGCGATCGCCAATCCAGGGTCACCTCCACCTTTTCGAAAAGCCGTACCACCCGAGCCAGAATGCTGCCCCAATAGTCGTCCTGTCCATGTTGCTCCACCGCCTTCCGAGCTTGCTCGAGACGAAACGCCAAGGGATCGCGTCCCGCCAGATGAGCCATCTCGTCGATGAAAGACTCTTCGGGAAAAGCACCGATATGCTCCACAACGCTCCTCCACGCGCCCGTCGGCACCGGATGGTCAAGCAGGTTGCCCTCTACCTTCCAATCCTTCAAGCCATAGGGCATGAACCCGCCATGAAGCAGCCACCAATAATCGGGCGAGCCCGTGATCGCATAGCTCGCCGCAAGGGCGCTCAAATCGCCCTTCCGGTCAAGCCCCGCTTTCCAGACGCTGCGTTCGTAGGGATGGAAGAGATCATGGGCGATATCGTCCTCGCGACTCCAAGTAAGCTTCACCGGTCCCTGCAATCGATGAGCGATCAAGGCCGCCTCCACTACATAGTCTACCGCAGACCGACGACCAAACGAACCGCCGCACGGGCAACTGTGCATCACGATCTTGTCGACTGGTATACCCAAGGCTGCAGCAACCGAATCGCAACATCGTTTGATGTCCTGTGAGGAGGTCCATATCACTATCGAGTCCCCATCCGCCGTCGCCGTCGCATTGAGAGGTTCCATCGGAGCATGAGGCTGAAAATGCGTTTCGTAAACCGCCTCGTGCGTAACTGCCGCAGCTTGCAACACCGTCTCAGGATCTCCCCAATCCGAGGGCAACTCCGTTTTGAGAAACTCCTTTCGGGCGATGCGTTGCCTCAATGTATCCATATTTACATTACTATTATTCCCTTCCTCCCAAGTAATCTCCAAGAGCTCGCAGGCTTTGAACGCGTTCCAGGTGGAGTCCGCGACCACCGCTACCCCCGGTTTGTAATACTGATACGGATTCGTAATCCCCTCGGGGGCCTCAATTCTAAAAACGGCCTCAACCCCCGGGCGTTCCAAGGCCGCGTCCGCATTGAAACCAAGCAAGCGACCACCCCATACCGGACAGCGAGCAATCGCCGCGTGGCGCATGCCGGGCAAGCGTTTGTTGATCGAGTACGGCACCCTTCCGGTCGACAGCTCAAAGCTCCGAGCGTTCGGTTTCGGCTTTCCGATAATCTTGAAAGACGCCGGATCCCTCAGCCGCGGTTCAGCGGGAACTTCCCGCTGCGCCGCTGCCGCTGCCAATTCGTGAAACGGAATACGAACGCCCATGGCAACGCTCACCACCGCGCCGTTTTCCGCCTCCAAGGATTTCGGCTCGACCTGCAAACGCTCCGCAGCCACCTGTATCAGCATTTCCCTCACACTCGCGCCAGCCAAACGCATGGGCTCCCAGAGGCTCGAAACGGTCCAACTCCCGCCCGTTACCGAACCTTGAGGCGTTTGGTAAAACGCGCTCGTCGCCGCACTCAACTCCATCTGATCAACGGTTACCGACTCCCAATCCATGCCCAACTCCTCAGCAAAGAGCATAGCCACTCCCGATGGAGCCCCCTGTCCCATCTCCTGCTTTCCCAATCGGAGGTGAAGCCCGCCGTCCGGCTTCAGTTCAATGAAGAACCACGGACTGTCCGCCGCGGTTTCAGCGAACGCGGGCTTCTTTTCCTTGCCCGCAAGAAATCCGCTCACCAACAAGCCGCCCCCGAGGGTACCGGCAACTTTCAGGAAATAGCGACGATTCATAAGGCATGCTCCTTTCCGGTCTCCGCCGCCGCACGCTTGATCGCTTTCCGAATCCGTTTGTAAGTTCCGCAACGGCAGAGGTTACCCGACATCGCCCCATCGATAGCGGCATCGTCCGGAATCTCGATTTGCATCAACAAAGCCGCCGCCGTCATCATCTGACCGGCTTGGCAATAGCCGCATTGGGCAGTGTTCTCCTCCCGCCACGCCTGCTGGACCGGATGGTCGCCTTGTTCCGAAAGACCTTCAATCGTCGTGACTGGCATACCTCCAGCCGCGACAACGGGAGTCTGACAAGACCGCACTGCCACTCCGTTCAGGTGAACCGTGCAACAACCGCAGCGACCGACCCCGCATCCGTACTTGGTGCCAGTCATCCCGAGCAGATCCCTGAGTACCCAGAGGAGCGGCATCTCCGGATCGGCCTCAAGCTCGCGTCTCGAACCATTTATGTGCAAAGAGATTATTTCCATAGCGATCCTTCCAAAGACACGAAACCTAGGACGCGCTTGAGAACTCAAACGAAAGATCATGAACGGTCAGCGCGGCCAACCAAGCGTCAGCCAGACGCTATTTTCACTCGATTCGTATCCACGAATCCAATAAACCAATCCCAATTCCCTATGCCCCTTCTTTCAAAAAATTGCCTGTTACCCTTGATCGCGATCATAGTCGCAGGTTGCAAACTAGCGACTGCCACTGCATCTTACTCGATTGAGAGAGTAGCAATTTTCGACGTATCCGAAGAATCCTCACAAACAGGGCTCTCACCGTTCAAAGAACTCGAAGTCTCGAACCCAAACCTAATTTGGGAATCACTCGGCAAAAACGTTCCGCAGCGCTTCGAAATCCAAGCAACCCTCAGACACCACAAGCAAGACCTCGTATCCCACACCCTTTCTCTCCACTTCCCCAGCACCTACGAGGTCTATTTCGACGAAACTCTCATCGGCAAAAACGGACAGCTGTCTTCGACTGGACAGGAAGAGGCCGTGGGACGAAGCATAAAGACCTTCAACCTTCCCGTAAAAGCTTCGATCGAGGATACCCATTCCCTCCGTATTCGCGGCAGCCATACGCATGCTCCAAACACCGGTCACGCCCTAATCCTCGGCGTCACGCCACTCGAAGACAATCTCCACTTCGCCCGCTCGACAGCGATCGCCTATTCCTTCTATATCGTCTTCGCCCTATTCGGGATCTACTTGCTGGCCTACTTCTTCATAAACCGGACGCAGCACCAATACCTTCTCCTCGGCTGCACCTGCGTCCTCTTCGGTATCTTTGCAGTCAACAAGCTGATCTACTATCAGATCAACGTTCCCTATACCTACCTCGACTACATCGGCTACGTCGCAAATACCTGCACGTTCCTGCTCAGCATCATCGCGCCCGCCACTCTGCTCTACACCCTCGGATACCGACAAAAGCTGATCTATTCGCTAGCAGCCCTGCCCTACATCCTATCCAAATCGATTGAGCCACTTGGCCCCATACCAGCCACAGCTTACGTCTGCCTCGCCCTCTCCGTCATATCCATCGCTCTCCAAAAACGGTACGCAATCTTCGCAACCTCGATTTCCACCATCCTGCTGCTTACCTACGAACTCCCCTTTCTCGCCCAAAATCAAGCATTGGGCTTTGGAGCGCTCATGCTCATTTTTCTCGTATCCATAATCAACCTACTCGTCAAAGAATACAAGGAACGCCACCAAGCTCAGCTGCAGAACACACGCCTCCAGCTCGAGCTTCTCAAGAGTAAAATCCAACCGCACTTCGTGCTCAACTCTCTCACCTCCGCCATCGAATGGATAGAGACCAATCCCAAACAAGGAGTGAAACTCATCCAGGAGCTCGCCAAGGAATTCGATCTGCTCTCCTCCATCTCCGAGCAGAAACTGATCCCCCTCGCCACCGAAATCGAATCCTGCAAAACCTACCTGCGCATCATGGAGTACCGCAAGAAAGCGAAGTACCAGCTTGAGCTCATAAACGTCGACCTCTCAGCGGAACTCCCTCCTTCACTGATCCGCAACCTGCTCGAGAACGCCATCAGCCACAACGGATTCGGCGAAGCAAGCGTCACCTTCGAGCTGTCCCAACACCAAAAAGACGGCCAACGGATCCTTCGCTTCGCGGCGCCTACCGCTAGAGAAACGAGCGAACCCAAAACAAACGAGGACGGCACGGGCATTCGCTACATCAAGGCCCGCCTCGCCGAATCCTACAAGACGTGGAGTTTTCATCACGGCCCTGAAAACGGAAAGTGGGTTAGCGCCATAATCACCCCATCAAAGCAAGGAACGGCGGCCGCAATAGACCTAAACCTTACAAGCTCCAAACCCTAGTCCGAAATTGAATATCCTTATCGTAGAAGACGAAGCGAGCATCATGGATCGCCTCAAGCGACTCACTCGGAACATCCTGGGCGAACGTCTCCAAAATCTTGCTACGGCACAATCCTTGGCCGAAGCTGAGGCGACTCTGAATAATTCCGCGTGCGACGTCCTCATGCTGGACCTCAACCTGAACGGAAGAGACGGATTCGAACTCCTCAGAAAGCTCGCTAGCCGCTCCTTTCACACCATCGTCATTTCCGCTTACACCTCGCGGGCCATCGAAGCTTACGAACACGGGGTCATCGATTTCGTGCCCAAACCTTTCGACGAGGAACGCCTCGCCCAGTCCTTTCGACGCATTCTCGGGCACGATACGCAACGTACCCACTTCGCCAAATTCCTCGCCGTCCGTTGCCACGGACGAATCGAGCTCGTCTGCCTCGATGAGATCGAACACATCCAAGCCGACGGCCCTTGTTCCCACATCATCAAAACCGACGGCTCAAGGCGGGCCCACGACAAGATGCTCAAGGATCTCGAACTTCTTCTCCCTCCCAGCTTTGAGCGCGTCCACAAATCCTACATCGCGAACATGGCCGCCGTAAGCGGCCTCGCAATGGGTCCCGACCACAAGAACTTCCTCCAATTTTCCAGCCGACGCAGCATCCCCCTCAGTCGCAGCAAGACCAAGGAACTCAAAGCAAAGCTCGGCTACTGAAGACGACACGTATTCTAAGCTAGAATACGCTATTTCAAAACGCATGTGACAATGGGATTGCCTCGTACATTCGCCTAGCCAATTAAGGATCAGACTATCCCAACAAATGCCATGAGTGAAGAACCGCAGGAAATCCAAGCCCTCCGACAAGCCCTCGCCTTCAGCCCAGACAACATTCCGCTGATCGGACACCTCGCCAACGCCCTCCTCAAGTACGGGCACTTCGCCTCCGCAGAGCGCGAACTCAAGTCAGGCCTTTCGCAGGACCCCGGCAATCGCGACTTGCAAATCGCCCTCGCCAAAGCCTACAGCCAGCAGGACAAGCACTCCGAAGCACTCGTCGTGCTCGAAAGCCTCGAGAAGAAAAACCAGCTCGAAGCCGAGGGCCACCTTCTCTTCGCCAAGCTGCTCAGCAACACCACCGAGCTGGTCCTCGCCGCTGAGCACTACAAGAAGGCCATCGCCCTCGACCCCAAGTGCGAGGACGAGGAAGTAGCCGACGAGCTCGCACCCTTCCTCATCGAAAGCTCCGACCCACACGACCATCCCAACAAACTCCCCGCCGGCGACCACCCGGGCGAATTCGAGACCGACGTGCAAAAGCCCAAGATCACCTTCGCCGACGTCGGCGGCATGGAATCGGTAAAGGAGCAGATCCGCATGAAGATCATCCACCCGCTCAAAAATGCGGAACTCTTCAAAGCCTACGGGAAAAAGATCGGCGGCGGCGTTCTCCTCTACGGCCCACCCGGCTGCGGCAAAACCCATATCGCCCGCGCCACCGCCGGCGAGGTTAAAGCCAACTTCATCAGCATCGGCCTGCACGAAATCCTCAGCATGTGGATCGGGCAAAGCGAAAACAACCTGCACGACCTCTTCGAGCAAGCCCGCCGCAACGCCCCCTCCGTGCTCTTCATCGACGAGGTCGACGCCGTAGCCGCCAACCGCTCCGACATGCGCCAAAGCGCCGGTCGCCAGCTCATCAACCAATTCCTCTCGGAGCTCGACGGAGTCGACTACTCCAACGAAGGCGTGCTCGTCCTCGCCGCCACCAACGCCCCTTGGCACCTTGATCCGGCTTTCCGCCGCCCCGGACGCTTCGACCAGATCGTATTCGTCCCGCCACCCGACCTCGAAGCCCGCACTTCAATCCTGCAGCTCATGCTGGCCGAGAAACCATCCGAGGACATCGACTTCGCCAAGCTGGCAAAGAAAACCGATGGCCTCACTGGAGCCGACCTCAAGTCCATCGTCGACGTCGCCGTGGAGGATACCCTCGACGAAGCGATGAAGACGGGCAACATCGTCCCCCTCCGCACCAAAGCCCTGCTCAAGGCCGCTTCCAAGACCAAGGCAAGCTCCAAGGACTGGTTTTCCTCCGCCAAAAACCACGCCCTCTACGCCAACCAGTCCGGCCTCTACGACGAAATTCTCGACTACCTCAAGATCAAGCGATGAGCAGCCCAAACCTCGAACGCGCTCAGCTCCTGCTTGAGCAAAACCGCGGCTCCGACGCCGAAGAGTACGCCCGCTTGGCGATCCAAGACGATCCCAACGCAGCCCTCGCCTACCTTTACCTGTCCTCCGCCTTGATGCAGCAGAACAAGGACCGCGACGCTCTCGCTCCCGCGCAGGAGGCCCTCAGCCTCGATCCCGACAACCCCTACACGCATGCCCACATCGCTCGCGTGCACTACCATCTAGAGAATTGGAAGAAGGCGGAGGCCGCAGCCAACCAAGCGCTGCGGATGTATCCAGAAGATTCCGACATGTTCGGACTGCTCGCGTATTTGGCCGCCCGCAAGGCCGATTGGGAAAAGTCGCTCGAGCTCGCCGAAACGGGCCTCAGCTTCGACTCCGACCACGTGCTCTGCACCAACGCCCGAGCCAACGCACTCACCAAGCTCAAACGAAGCGACGACGCCCAAGACTCCCTCGACTACGCGCTCAAGCGCGATCCAGAAAATCCATACACCCACTACCAAAAAGGACACGTCCTGCTCGAAGGGGGCAAATACGACGAAGCCGCCAAACACTTTTGCGAAGCCCTCCGCCTCGCCCCGAATTTCGAGGACGCCAAAGAAGGCCTCGTCGAAGCCCTCAAAGCCAAGCACTTCGTCTACTCCCTGTTCCTGAAGTACATCTTCTTCATGAGCCGCCTCAAACCCGGGGTGCAAATGGGAATCATCTTTGGCGGCTATTTCGCGCAACGCATCCTCTCCGAAAGCCTCGCCTCCGCTGGACAGTATGGAGTAGCTTCCGCCGTGCGTATCGTCTACGGCGTGTTCGCTTTCTTCACTTGGACCGCGAGCAGCCTCTTCAACCTGCTGCTTTTCGTCCATCCCATGGGACGCTACGCCCTCTCCGAGCGCCAACGCAAAGTCGCCGCTGGCGTGGGAGCCTGCGTCGCCATGATCCTAGCCAGCCTCGCCCTCCACTTCAGCACTAACATCGAGGGATTGCTTTACGGAGCTCTCGCCTTTGCCACCTGCTCACTTCCCGTCGCCGCCGCAGAATACGCGACCAATCCGGGGAAGCTAAAACTGCTGGGCCTCGTCATCGTCGCCCAGTGTCTCTGCGCCCTCGGCGCTTTCGCTCTTTACCTCTCCGGCGATCCCGCCACTGCCGACGGTCCCGCCACCATCGCAATCATCACCGGCGTCGCCTTCACCTGGCTCAGCGCCTTCTTCCGCAACTAGATGTTTGAGGGAAGCGGCCTCCTGCCGCGATCTCCCAACACTAAAAATCGCGGCACAAGGCCGCTGCCCACCCCCACCACTCTCCATGCCTTACAAGATATACATCGACTTCCCCCTTACTCCTGAACTCAAGTCCCGCATCGTAAATGGGACACGCGGGCACCAACTCGTAATCCCCGCCAAGCCTGCAACCGTGCTCGGTCTCGGCGATATCGAGCCGGAATTCTACGACTGCGACATCATATTCGGCCAACCCCAAACCGATGCAGTTGCAAAAGCGTCATCCTTAAAATGGATACAAGTCAGCTCTTCCGGTATCACCCGCTACGACACTCCAGACTTTCGGGAGGCGATGACACAACGCGGAATCCCCATATGCAACAGCGCCCACGTATTCAACGAGGCCTGCGCTGACCACGCCCTCGCCTTCATGCTCGCCCAATCTCGCCAGCTTCCCCAAGCCCTCGCATCCCAAGCGCCCAACGGCACCGAAGCCTGGCAGGCGATCCGTTCAGGCGGCGTCCCCTTGCGGGGCCAAAGAGCGCTCATCCTCGGATTCGGGGCAATCGGCCGTCGTTTGGCAGAGCTGCTTGCCCCTTTCGAAATGCAGCTTACCGTATACCGACGCACGCCACGTGGCGACGAAGGCATGCCTGTCGTATCCGAATCCGAACTACCAGCCGCTCTCGCCGAGTCCGACCACATCGTCAACATCCTGCCCGACAGCGAGGCGACCAAGCATTTCTTCAACGCAGAACGATTCGCCCAACTCAAGCCCAGCAGCGTCTTCTACAATATCGGCCGCGGCACCACCGTCGACCAAGACGCTCTCGTCGAAGCCCTGAAGAACCAGCAATTGCGCGAGGCTTGGCTCGATGTCACAGATCCCGAGCCCCTGCCGTTGGATCACCCCCTACGCCAGCAATCGAATTGCTTCATCACTCCGCACACTGCTGGAGGATTCGCCGGAGAAGCCGAAGCCTGCATCGATCACTTCCTCAAAAACCTCGCCCGCTTCGAAAAAGGCGAAACATTGGAGAACCGCGTCATTTAGGCGTTACGAATGGTGGCGCGGCTTCCCCGAAGACGCCTTCAAAACTTGGCGTTCGTCGCCCACGACCCGTAAACCGGATTTGGGAAAACGAAATACTTGTATCCAAAATCCGAGAATGCAGACGACTCGCCTTCCTTCGCCAGATCCTGCGTTAGCCCCGGAAAGTCAGTGATGTTATCTCCAAAAAACATCACGATCTCGAAAGCCTCCAAACCAGCCTTCGCGTTGCCGGATTCGACCCGCTCCCAACGCGGTTCCTTTTCGTCGTCGTCTTCCATCAATAGGACCACGTCAAAAGGGACTCCCAGTTTTATAAGGTTCGCTTCCGTAGATTCCTGAACGACGACGCTACGGTTCGAAACGATCGCTACCTTGCCCCCCAGTTCCTTGACCCGACGAGTAAACGCCACCGATCCCGGCACCGCAGGAGCCTCTTCCCGCCGGCACCAGTCGTGCCATAGGTCCATGTCGAAATCAGCTCCCCGCCGCTCCTTCGCCTCCAGGGAATTATCGAGCACCGTCTCGTCCGCGTCCAGGGCTACGCCCCATTGCTTTCCTTCGAACTCTCCCGAAGCGACCCGTTCCTCCAGCACCTTCGTCGCTGACGCATAAAGCTGGCGAGTCATGGCCTGATACTCCGCCGCGTTGCGCATCCAATGCAAATCGTTCGGCATTGACGCCCACTCTTCCGCTTGCAACTCGCTGATGCCACCGTCCAGCGAAGCAGCGACAGGAACCCGCGAACAAACTCCCAAAAGCAAAAGGACCGCAGCTCCTGCCCTGTTCATACTTTCTCGCTTAAAAACCCTCTTCGCAAACATGCAGAACTTGCTGACATCAGCCTGACAAGCACGCAAGTTAAGACGCAGCCAAAATTTCATTACACCGAAGTTTAGGCTATATCTAAATTTCGGATACAAAAAAGCCGACCGCGTTACGCGGTCGGCTCGAGAGAAAGTCTAACAACTATCGACGAGAGAAGCGCCGGAAACCGACAAGCGCTGCGATCCCCATAAGCGAGAGAGCAATTCCCCCAGCATCTGGAACTGCATTTACCTCAACGGTGATATACTCGGTGTTGTCATAGGCATTGGAATCCCAGTACATGAGCTGCAGGACACCCGCTTCGGGGGCCACACCCGCAAAGGACGTTCCGAGCAAAATGTAGCTCGAACCGATCTTGCCTACCAGAGCTCCGTAGGGAGCCGAAAAGCCATCGTCATTGTAAGGACCGAAGGCCTGTCCGATAAGCGTTCCCACACTCGCTCCAGAATCATCCGTCCCAGTCGCAAACAGGTTTCCGAGCAGTCCGTCAGCATTCGACCAGCGTGGATTCGCTCCCGCGCTCCACAGATCATCCAGGGATGCGTTTGTTGTGAACGCCTGTCCGGCAGATAGGGAGATAGTGTTCACAGGCGTTCCCCCATTGGAGGAATTGTCCTTCGCGTAAACGTCGTACGAAATCGCATGCACCGCTGGAATGGCAACGATGGCGCCGATGAGAGCTGATATTTGGAGTAATTTTTTCATGCTGTTTTTTGGGTTAATAACTTTGGAATAGAGTCCTGACTCTATCAGCAAAACTAGTGCCATCACGTAGAGCCTAGCACGGGCTACTTCCATAAGTAATTCCCCCTTCGCAACTTCCAGCTGCAGGAAAAATCCAAGTTCCCCTCATTCTCGAAGAATACGTAAGGCAACTCGACGAGTGACAAAAAGCCAGACAGATCTGGAAGGCTCAACCCTTAGATGCAGAGGGACTTAGAGAATTCGAAAACAAGCCCAATCACAGCCCCTTCTCCAGTTCTTCCAACACAGCTTGAAAAGGGGCCGTTTCCAACGCTCCAAACAACGGCCCCCTGCTGCTTCTCGTTCTGCTGGTCTTCGGACTTGTGATGCCGCATAGAAACCGGGCCGCCTCGCGCGGCGCCCCCAACCCAGCCGGGCGCTCGTTCCTGAAACGGGACAGGACCTCTCGCTCCCCATCGCTCAAGCCGCGATCCACCCCTTTTATCGAAACGACTCTTCCGCTCCGGCAATGCTCGCAGTGTCCGCAAGCCTGCTCAAGCGTTTCGCCAAAATAAGCCAACAGGTGCTGAGTTTTGCAGCCATCATGATTGATCAAGCCCACGACTTGGGCGATGCGTCGCAGGTTGCCCTCTTCGTTGCGCTTAACCTTCCCGATCAAGGAGGCGCGTACCCTCTCTGCGTCTGGACGCGAGAGGATTCGCATCCCCTGGCGCAAACCGCTGACTCCTACTTCCAGCATCCCCAACTCCTCGAGGTGGTTGAAGGCTTTTACGATACGTGCCCGATCCGCTCCCAATGCGGTCGCCGCCGTATCCAAATTCAAGTAACTCCACGTTTTCTTCTCCTCCGCCTGGGCAAGCAAGCTACGCAAAAACTCGCCCGGCTCTCCCTTGAAGGCAGCCAATACATTCGCCTTTGGCTGCAAGTACTTGAACTTGTATTCACTGTAGAAGGGAGCCGTAAATTTAATGATTCCCTCTAGCTCCAGATATGTCAGCAAGGTCCCTAGCACCAACCCACGAATATCCGTGTCCTGGGAAAGATGATACATCGAAATATCGAATTCGTCTTTTTGCCTGAGGATAAAGGCAACCAACGAGTCGACCGCTTCCTCCGTAGGCGTATCGCCGAACACGAAGTTTTCCAGCACAACCAAATCGTCGTCGGACCCCAGCACTTCGCAGTACGATTCCTTTCCATCTCGTCCCGCGCGTCCAACTTCCTGCGAATAGTTCTCCAGCGTTTTCGGCAGATTGTAATGATAAACCCGCCGTATGTCAGATTTGTCGATACCCATGCCAAAGGCAATCGTCGCCACTACGATCCCATCCGCCGACGCCATAAACCAATCTTGGATCTCCGAGC comes from the Pelagicoccus enzymogenes genome and includes:
- a CDS encoding ATP-binding protein gives rise to the protein MSEEPQEIQALRQALAFSPDNIPLIGHLANALLKYGHFASAERELKSGLSQDPGNRDLQIALAKAYSQQDKHSEALVVLESLEKKNQLEAEGHLLFAKLLSNTTELVLAAEHYKKAIALDPKCEDEEVADELAPFLIESSDPHDHPNKLPAGDHPGEFETDVQKPKITFADVGGMESVKEQIRMKIIHPLKNAELFKAYGKKIGGGVLLYGPPGCGKTHIARATAGEVKANFISIGLHEILSMWIGQSENNLHDLFEQARRNAPSVLFIDEVDAVAANRSDMRQSAGRQLINQFLSELDGVDYSNEGVLVLAATNAPWHLDPAFRRPGRFDQIVFVPPPDLEARTSILQLMLAEKPSEDIDFAKLAKKTDGLTGADLKSIVDVAVEDTLDEAMKTGNIVPLRTKALLKAASKTKASSKDWFSSAKNHALYANQSGLYDEILDYLKIKR
- a CDS encoding tetratricopeptide repeat protein; the protein is MSSPNLERAQLLLEQNRGSDAEEYARLAIQDDPNAALAYLYLSSALMQQNKDRDALAPAQEALSLDPDNPYTHAHIARVHYHLENWKKAEAAANQALRMYPEDSDMFGLLAYLAARKADWEKSLELAETGLSFDSDHVLCTNARANALTKLKRSDDAQDSLDYALKRDPENPYTHYQKGHVLLEGGKYDEAAKHFCEALRLAPNFEDAKEGLVEALKAKHFVYSLFLKYIFFMSRLKPGVQMGIIFGGYFAQRILSESLASAGQYGVASAVRIVYGVFAFFTWTASSLFNLLLFVHPMGRYALSERQRKVAAGVGACVAMILASLALHFSTNIEGLLYGALAFATCSLPVAAAEYATNPGKLKLLGLVIVAQCLCALGAFALYLSGDPATADGPATIAIITGVAFTWLSAFFRN
- a CDS encoding D-2-hydroxyacid dehydrogenase, yielding MPYKIYIDFPLTPELKSRIVNGTRGHQLVIPAKPATVLGLGDIEPEFYDCDIIFGQPQTDAVAKASSLKWIQVSSSGITRYDTPDFREAMTQRGIPICNSAHVFNEACADHALAFMLAQSRQLPQALASQAPNGTEAWQAIRSGGVPLRGQRALILGFGAIGRRLAELLAPFEMQLTVYRRTPRGDEGMPVVSESELPAALAESDHIVNILPDSEATKHFFNAERFAQLKPSSVFYNIGRGTTVDQDALVEALKNQQLREAWLDVTDPEPLPLDHPLRQQSNCFITPHTAGGFAGEAEACIDHFLKNLARFEKGETLENRVI
- a CDS encoding 5'-nucleotidase, lipoprotein e(P4) family, giving the protein MNRAGAAVLLLLGVCSRVPVAASLDGGISELQAEEWASMPNDLHWMRNAAEYQAMTRQLYASATKVLEERVASGEFEGKQWGVALDADETVLDNSLEAKERRGADFDMDLWHDWCRREEAPAVPGSVAFTRRVKELGGKVAIVSNRSVVVQESTEANLIKLGVPFDVVLLMEDDDEKEPRWERVESGNAKAGLEAFEIVMFFGDNITDFPGLTQDLAKEGESSAFSDFGYKYFVFPNPVYGSWATNAKF
- a CDS encoding RecQ family ATP-dependent DNA helicase, with translation MPKLKETLSEVFGFTSFREGQEAIIEQILDGNSALAVFPTGSGKSLCYQLPALLLDGLTVVISPLIALMKDQVDFLQSKGVKVARLDSSLSAEEARQVYRDVRAGSLKLLYVAPERISNERFFAAIEGNSISLMVIDEAHCISEWGHNFRPEYLKLAIAAKALKVERVLALTATATPSVVEDIIREFGIKPEAYVNTGFHRPNLFLCFSPTPESQRIQVLKERLGQNAHGPTVIYVTLQKTAEEVAEALGTAGFSARAYHAGMKSEQRSEIQDWFMASADGIVVATIAFGMGIDKSDIRRVYHYNLPKTLENYSQEVGRAGRDGKESYCEVLGSDDDLVVLENFVFGDTPTEEAVDSLVAFILRQKDEFDISMYHLSQDTDIRGLVLGTLLTYLELEGIIKFTAPFYSEYKFKYLQPKANVLAAFKGEPGEFLRSLLAQAEEKKTWSYLNLDTAATALGADRARIVKAFNHLEELGMLEVGVSGLRQGMRILSRPDAERVRASLIGKVKRNEEGNLRRIAQVVGLINHDGCKTQHLLAYFGETLEQACGHCEHCRSGRVVSIKGVDRGLSDGEREVLSRFRNERPAGLGAPREAARFLCGITSPKTSRTRSSRGPLFGALETAPFQAVLEELEKGL